In the genome of Fulvivirga maritima, one region contains:
- a CDS encoding glycosyltransferase family 4 protein — MKILQIIQKPQLRGAEIFASQLSVELEKLGHKVDVLYLFDMPEIALKYPLNYFGLNGNIKKRFTDFKAYKKLALIIKDGGYDIVQANAGDTLKYAALSRLIFGWKNTLVFRNANKMGAFIKSSIHKKLNQFFLRQVDHFISVSENCRQDLIQLYKHAEKCSTTITIGTYLFDEIKPIPKYAEKVWINVGSFVPEKNHSFLIEVFAKYVEENENAQLWLVGDGKLRKKLETKVSELDLTHSIKFLGFRNDVISLIKAADIMVMPSKIEGLPGVILEAMSCKVPVVASNVGGIPEVIIDGKTGYVLREFKAINYLNIINILDQSDVYQKVQSNQRRMIQKTFLMDKISNEFESLYFKIFR, encoded by the coding sequence TTGAAAATCCTTCAAATCATACAGAAACCTCAACTCAGAGGAGCAGAAATATTTGCTTCCCAATTATCAGTAGAACTTGAAAAGTTAGGTCATAAAGTAGATGTCTTATATCTTTTTGATATGCCAGAAATTGCTCTAAAATATCCACTGAATTACTTTGGACTGAATGGCAATATCAAAAAACGATTCACTGATTTTAAAGCGTACAAAAAATTAGCGTTAATTATTAAAGATGGCGGGTATGATATTGTGCAAGCTAATGCTGGCGATACACTTAAGTATGCGGCCTTATCAAGGCTGATTTTTGGTTGGAAGAACACATTGGTATTTAGGAATGCCAATAAAATGGGGGCGTTTATAAAATCTTCTATTCATAAGAAGTTAAATCAATTTTTTTTGAGACAAGTGGATCATTTTATATCTGTTTCAGAAAACTGTCGGCAGGATCTTATTCAGTTATATAAGCATGCTGAGAAATGTTCAACAACTATTACCATAGGGACCTATTTATTTGATGAAATAAAGCCCATTCCAAAGTATGCAGAAAAAGTATGGATTAATGTTGGAAGTTTTGTGCCTGAAAAGAATCATTCTTTTCTGATTGAGGTCTTTGCCAAGTATGTTGAGGAAAATGAAAATGCACAACTGTGGTTGGTTGGAGATGGTAAATTAAGAAAAAAACTAGAGACAAAGGTAAGTGAGTTAGATTTGACTCATTCAATAAAGTTTTTAGGCTTTCGTAATGATGTTATATCACTTATAAAAGCAGCAGACATAATGGTTATGCCCTCAAAGATAGAGGGACTTCCTGGGGTTATTCTTGAAGCCATGTCATGTAAAGTTCCTGTTGTTGCGTCAAATGTCGGAGGTATTCCAGAAGTAATTATTGATGGTAAAACTGGCTACGTATTAAGAGAATTTAAAGCAATTAATTATTTAAATATAATCAATATACTAGATCAGTCAGATGTGTATCAGAAAGTACAATCAAACCAACGAAGAATGATTCAGAAAACATTTTTGATGGATAAGATTTCTAATGAATTTGAATCTCTTTATTTTAAAATATTTAGATAA
- a CDS encoding MBOAT family O-acyltransferase produces the protein MLFNSLDFAIFLPIVFVLYWFVVNHNLKLQNMLILIASYVFYGWWDWHFLSLIFFSTIVDYYVGIFLNDQSSIIKRRMLLLISVVVNLGFLGYFKYCNFFLDSFTSAFTFFGGSLHVDTLKIILPVGISFYTFQTLSYSIDVYRGELRPTKDFIAFGAFVSFFPQLVAGPIERASHLLPQFYRKRRFDYEKAIDGLRQILWGLVKKIVIADNCAEFANQIFDKYDRLSGSTLVLGAVFFTFQITSVREKR, from the coding sequence ATGCTCTTTAACTCACTGGATTTTGCCATATTTCTTCCTATAGTATTTGTGTTATATTGGTTTGTTGTCAATCATAACCTGAAATTACAAAACATGCTAATCCTAATAGCTAGTTACGTTTTCTATGGATGGTGGGACTGGCACTTTTTGTCATTGATTTTTTTTAGCACAATTGTGGATTATTATGTTGGAATCTTCTTAAATGATCAAAGTAGTATCATTAAAAGGAGGATGTTACTTTTGATTAGTGTTGTTGTAAATTTAGGATTTCTTGGATATTTTAAGTATTGTAATTTTTTCTTAGATAGTTTTACGTCAGCTTTTACATTTTTTGGAGGATCTTTACACGTAGATACTTTAAAGATAATTCTTCCAGTTGGCATAAGTTTTTATACTTTTCAAACATTGAGTTATTCTATTGATGTTTATAGAGGAGAATTACGACCAACCAAAGATTTTATCGCATTTGGTGCATTTGTTAGCTTCTTTCCCCAATTGGTCGCTGGACCCATTGAAAGAGCTTCACACTTACTTCCTCAGTTTTATAGAAAGAGAAGGTTTGATTATGAAAAGGCAATTGACGGTTTACGTCAAATTTTGTGGGGGTTAGTTAAGAAAATAGTGATTGCTGATAATTGTGCTGAATTTGCTAATCAAATATTTGACAAATATGATCGTCTAAGTGGAAGTACCCTAGTCTTGGGGGCTGTATTTTTTACATTTCAAATCACTAGTGTCCGAGAAAAAAGATAG